From a single Phragmites australis chromosome 7, lpPhrAust1.1, whole genome shotgun sequence genomic region:
- the LOC133924660 gene encoding GATA transcription factor 5-like produces the protein MVKKAKGQTKEEESFSESVKSEKREGLWGNSAFVEPTDFGSHSMLHQTLILSSPPPTPSISTVGTSLPPPPRLSSNAATATAPGSSASLRSSAMYYAHHRSPLDGRMDALESNSFSPEETAEEFAAATSALVERDGFSVEDLLDLEEFGEADKDGADHEDAPPAAAVQEREKSNDDSQPSSILSYELPPPPPQEMVDLPAHDVEEELEWVSRIMDDSLSELPPQLQPPAAVVASLAARPPLAQRRPHDGSYRALPPAPVPPQTPTICALSMEALVPVKAKRSKRSRASGWSLSSASLFSDSASSSSTTTTSSCSSSGSFSPFLLLDSHPFSGLDLGEGYHHHLLPPPPKKSMHGKGTKHKPKKRGRKPKHLPPHPSGAGTSASLPAPGDRRCSHCGVQKTPQWRAGPEGAKTLCNACGVRYKSGRLLPEYRPACSPTFTSSIHSNSHRKVLEMRRKKESGILTTASPAVASF, from the exons ATGGTGAAAAAAGCCAAAGGCCAAACGAAAGAAGAGGAAAGTTTTTCAGAGAGTGTGAAATCGGAGAAACGGGAGGGGCTATGGGGAAATAGTGCCTTTGTTGAGCCCACGGACTTCGGCAGCCATTCAATGCTCCACCAAACGCTCATCctttcctcccccccccctaccCCCTCCATCTCTACGGTCGGAACATCTctaccacctcctcctcgccttTCCTCCAACGCCGCCACAGCCACAGCCCCGGGTTCTTCCGCCTCCCTGCGCTCCTCGGCCATGTACTACGCGCACCACCGTAGCCCTCTG GATGGGAGGATGGACGCGCTGGAGAGCAATAGCTTCTCGCCGGAGGAGACGGCAGAGGAgttcgccgccgccacctcggcgctTGTTGAGAGGGACGGGTTCTCGGTCGAGGACCTGCTGGACCTCGAGGAATTCGGCGAGGCTGACAAGGACGGTGCCGACCACGAGGacgcgccgccggccgccgcggtCCAGGAGAGGGAGAAGTCGAACGACGACTCCCAGCCTTCGTCTATCTTGTCCTACGAGctccccccgccgccgccgcaggagATGGTTGACCTGCCG GCGCATGACGTCGAGGAGGAGCTGGAGTGGGTGTCCCGCATCATGGACGACTCGCTCTCCGAGCTGCCGCCCCAGCTGCAGCCTCctgcggcggtggtggcgtcgCTAGCAGCGCGGCCCCCGCTGGCGCAGCGGCGGCCTCACGACGGCTCGTACCGGGCGCTGCCGCCGGCACCCGTCCCGCCGCAGACCCCGACCATCTGCGCGCTGTCAATGGAGGCGCTGGTGCCCGTCAAGGCGAAGCGCAGCAAGCGCTCGCGGGCCTCGGGGTGGTCGCTCTCGAGCGCCTCGCTTTTCTCGGACTcggcctcctcgtcgtcgaccacaaccacctcctcctgctcctcgtcCGGCTCGTTCTCACCGTTCCTCCTGCTGGACTCGCACCCGTTCAGCGGCCTGGACCTCGGCGAGGGGTATCACCACCACCTtctgccgccaccgccgaaGAAGTCCATGCACGGTAAGGGCACCAAGCACAAGCCCAAGAAGCGCGGTCGCAAGCCGAAGCACCTCCCTCCCCATCCCTCTGGCGCCGGTACGAGCGCCTCGCTGCCCGCCCCGGGGGACCGGCGCTGCAGCCACTGCGGTGTCCAGAAGACCCCGCAGTGGCGTGCTGGTCCCGAGGGCGCCAAGACGCTGTGCAATGCGTGCGGCGTCCGCTACAAGTCCGGCCGGCTCCTCCCCGAGTACCGCCCGGCGTGCAGCCCCACATTCACGAGCAGCATCCACTCCAACTCGCACCGCAAGGTGCTCGAGATGCGCCGCAAGAAGGAGTCCGGCATCCTCACTACCGCCTCGCCGGCCGTCGCGTCGTTCTAG